GGCAGCAGGTCTGGCAGAAGCTCGCCGGCGACTGGAAGCCGCAGGAACTGGCGGCCGCCGCCAGCGAATGCACCCTGCAGGAGCTGGAGCCGAAAATCCACGCCATCCTCGAAGGGAAGCTGCGCGGGCGGACGGTGGTCAATCTGCTGAAGAGCTGAAGAAGCATTCTCATCGTCCCATGCGTCATATGTGTCGTATGATTTCGGTTGTTTAAATCAAATTTTTCAAGAGGCCCCCCATGAACTTCATCAACCTGCTGGTCGAAATCCAAGACCGCATCGCCACCGTCACCATCAACCGTCCCAAGGTCCTCAACGCCCTGAACGAGGCGACTCTGAAGGAATTGGACCAGGCCTTCGCTTCCTTCGAAACCGATCCGGAGGTCAAGGACGTCATCCTCACCGGCGCCGGGGAGAAGGCTTTCGTCGCCGGCGGCGACATCGCCGTCATGCAGCCGCTCGGCGCGGTGGCCGCCCGCGATTTCGCCCGGATGGCCCAAAAGATCCTCGGCCGCATCGAGAACTGTCCCAAGCCGGTGATCGCCGCCATCAACGGCTACGCCCTCGGTGGCGGCTGCGAGCTGGCCATGGCCTGTGACCTGCGGATTGCCGCCGAATCGGCCCGTCTCGGCCAGCCGGAGATCAACCTCGGCATCATCCCCGGCTGGGCCGGCACCCAACGTCTGCCGCGCCTCGTCGGCAAGGGCCGGGCCAAGGAACTCCTCTTCACCGGGGAGATGCTCGACGCCCGCGAGGCCTGGCGCATCGGCCTGGTCAACCGGGTGGTTCCGGCGGTGGAACTGATGAGCGTTGTGCGCGAACTGGCCGGGAA
This DNA window, taken from Desulfuromonadales bacterium, encodes the following:
- a CDS encoding enoyl-CoA hydratase-related protein gives rise to the protein MNFINLLVEIQDRIATVTINRPKVLNALNEATLKELDQAFASFETDPEVKDVILTGAGEKAFVAGGDIAVMQPLGAVAARDFARMAQKILGRIENCPKPVIAAINGYALGGGCELAMACDLRIAAESARLGQPEINLGIIPGWAGTQRLPRLVGKGRAKELLFTGEMLDAREAWRIGLVNRVVPAVELMSVVRELAGKIAGKGQVALSLAKEAVDRGLEMDLERANACEADLFGLCFATEDQKEGMLAFLEKRAAVFRDR